The Candidatus Atribacteria bacterium ADurb.Bin276 genome contains the following window.
ATAGCTGATTTAACTGAAGATAAGCAAGAAGTCATAATAGCCCGAGGTGGGCGAGGAGGACGAGGGAATAGTTCATTTGCAACATCGACCAATCAAGCTCCCCGCATTGCCGAAAAAGGAGAATTGGGTGAAGCGAGAGAGATTCGCTTAGAACTTAAATTAATTGCTGATGTAGGCATTAGTGGTTTTCCTAATGCTGGAAAATCAACACTGCTCTCAGTAGTAAGCGCTGCAAAACCTCGAATTGCTGATTATCCATTTACTACTCTTCATCCGAATTTAGGTGTTGTGAATCATCATGACCAGCAGTTTATTATGGTCGATGTTCCGGGCATTATTGAAGGTGCCAGCCGTGGTGCTGGTTTGGGTTTAGAATTCTTACGACACATAGAAAGGACACGTTTGATCCTCCATTGTGTGGATTTATCCCAATTCTATTCTGAGAACAATCCCTATGACGATTTTTTGACTCTTCGTCGGGAATTTGAAGCTTATAGCTCTTCTTTGGCAGCCAAACCTTTTTTTGTAGTGGCCACCAAGCTTGACCTTATCAAAGCTGCTCAAAATTTTAATGAATTTAAATCAACTCTTGAGCAGCAGGGTATTCCGGTTTTTGGGGTTTCTTCTCTTACCAAGGAAGGAATGAATCAACTACTCGATGCGATTATCGAATTTTTAAAAAATGCCCCTGAAATTTTTACCAAAGAAATTCTTTCTCAATCCAAAAATACCCCATTGAGTCCTATTCGATCCCGTCATTATCGATTTTCAACGCCTTTTCTTGATCGTTTAATTGCGGAGATCGATTGGAATTCCGATAATGCTCTTTCGATTTTTAACCAAAAGTTGGTTCATTTTGACTTTCTAAAATATTTTTCTGCCATTCAACCCGGATCAATAGTTGAAATAGAAAATTTGAATTTTATCTGGACTGGAAAACGCCTTGAAGCCCATAAAACCACTTCCAAATGATCATTTTAATAAACCGATGAAGCGAATTGATTTTATTGAAAACAGCCGGGTGGTCGTTATAAAAGTCGGGAGTTCATTGTTGGTTAAAAATTTTGTTTTAGAAATTCCCCGATTAGAGGAATTAGCTCGAAACATTCATCAACTCCGTCAAAGTGGTAAAAAAGTCATTTTAGTGACATCAGGTGCTATGGCTTGTGGAATGAGTCGTTTAGGGTTGAAACGAAAAAGAAACGATATCCCGTTCAAACAAGCAATGGCAGCAGTAGGCCAAGGTATTCTTATGCAGAATTATTGCCAGGTATTTTCTCGAATTGGTATTCCAGTTGCCCAGATATTGTTAGCACCGGAAGACGTTCATAATCGACATAAATATCTCAATGCCCGTAATACCTTTCAAACCATTCTCGATTTCAATGTTTTGCCGATTGTTAACGAAAACGACACCGTTGCCATAGCAGAATTAAAATTTGGTGATAATGATCGCCTATCAGCCTTGGTGGCTTCACTAATCAATGCCCAGCTTCTTATCATCCTTTCTGACATTGAGGGACTGTTTACCTCTGATCCCAAAAAAAACTCCGAAGCTATCCTCATAAAAGAAGTTGAGAGGATAGATGATAAAATTGAAAGGATGGCTGGCCGGGAGGGGAGCAATATTTCAACTGGTGGGATGAAAAGTAAAATTATGGCTAGTCGTATGGCGACCTTTTCGGGTATTGGGGTCATCTTGGCTTTGGGGAAGGATTTTTCTATTATTCAAAGAATATTTGCTGGCGATGAAGTTGGAACTTTCTTTTACCCTCAGACCAAGGTCCTCAAAAACCGGAAGCGTTGGATTGCCTTTGGAATGATGACCCGAGGTCGGGTTATCATCGATGAGGGTGCTTATTTCGCTTTAATGAGAAATAAAAGCTTATTACCAGCAGGGATCAAGGGAGTAGAAGGCGTTTTTGATTCAGGTGACTGCATTGAAGTTGTCAATGAAGAAGGTCAATCGGTTGCCAAGGGTTTGGTGAACTTTTCATCGACAGAGTTAAAGAAAATCCGTGGTTTACATACTACTGAGTTACAGGAAGTTTTTTTTGATCAAGAGATAAATACTGAAGTGATTCATGTTGATAACTTAGTGTTATTCAATCGGGAGGAGAAAGACAATGGCTGAAGATATGAAGGTTCAGGTTCAGAAAGCAAAAAAGGCTGCTCAGTTGCTGGCGACGGTTTCAACCCAGAAAAAAAATGATTTTCTTGGGGATCTGGCTCAACGTTTAGAAGGAGAACAATCTCGGATTGAGCAGGAAAACCAAAAAGATGTAAAAATTGCTGTAGAAAACAATATGAAATCCGGGTTCATTGATCGTTTAATCCTCAATAAAAAAAGAATTCAAGGAATGGCAGATGGTTTAAGACAAGTAGCAGCTCTTGCTGATCCGGTTGGGGAAGTTATTTCAGGCTGGAAGAGGCCGAATGGTTTAATGGTAACCAAAGTGAGAGTTCCACTGGGAGTCTTGGCGATTATTTATGAAGCTCGACCCAATGTGACCATCGATAGCATTGGATTAGGAATAAAATCTGGGAATTCCTTAGTTTTAAGAGGAAGTAGTTCCACCCTCAATTCGAACCGATTGCTAATCCTTTTAGCCCGCGAATCTCTCCGTCAATATTCTCTTCCTGAAGATTCGGTTCAGCTCATTGAAAGTACCAGTCACGATGACATTGCTCAGCTGTTGGCCCTGAGAGAGTATATTGATGTAGCGATCCCCCGAGGAGGTGCTGGTTTGATTCATAACGTTGTGACTCATTCTCAAGTGCCGGTTATTGAAACCGGTGTTGGGAATTGTCATGTTTATGTTGATAAAGAAGCCGATTTAGGGATGGCAGAAAGGATTGTTATGAACGCGAAAATCCAACGACCGAGTGTTTGTAATGCTGTAGAAACATTATTAATTCACCAGGATATTGCCAAAATATTTCTACCCCAAGTCTCTATGTCTCTCAAAAAAGCTGGAGTTGAAATTCGAGGCTGTGAGCAAGCTCGTCAAATTCTTCCTGATTTGATTCCGGCGACCGAGGATGATTGGAAAACCGAGTATCTCGACTTGATTTTAGCGGTTAAGGTAGTTAAAACTCTAAATGAAGCCATCGAGCACATCAATACTTATGGAACCCGCCATTCTGAATCAATAATTACCGAAAATTATTCGAATGCCAAGAATTTTATGGAGAAGGTTGACTCAGCAGCGGTTTATGTCAATGCTTCAACTCGTTTTACCGATGGAGAGCAATTTGGTCTGGGAGCAGAAATAGGTATTAGTACTCAGAAAATTCATGCCCGGGGACCCATGGGATTGCAAGAATTAACCACAATAAAATACGTGGTTTATGGAACCGGGCAGATTCGGAACGCTTAAAAAATTAAAAAACAATATTTGAACCAGATATTCCAAGGAGAGATAGGTTTAGATGAAAAAAGGTATTATGGGTGGTACTTTTGATCCGATCCACTTGGGACATTTAGTTACTGCCGAAGAAGTGAGAGATTATTTTCATTTAGACGAGGTGGTTTTTGTTCCTTCAGCACGACCACCCCATAAGGTTGGACAAGTGATAACCAGTCCCGAGCATCGGTATTTAATGGTGGTATTGGCGACTATTACCAATCCCTATTTTCGAGTTTCCCGAGTGGAGTTGGAACGGGTTGGACCTTCCTATGCAGTTGATACACTGCGATATTTTCGTGAATTTTGGGGAGATGAAAGTGAAATCTATTTTATCACCGGAGCCGATGCTTTTGCACAGATTTCAAGCTGGAACAATCCTGAAGAGCTTTTCCGATTATGTACCTTTGTGGCAGCAACTCGACCTGGCTATAAAATGGTGAGTATGGAAGAGAAATATCGACAAAAGGTGAAAATGATCGAAGTATCTGCTCTGGCCATTGCCTCGTCGGAAATTCGGCGACGGGTCAAAAAGGGAGAATCAATTAAATATTTGGTTCCCGAAGCCGTTGAAAACTATATTAAAAAAAACGGGCTTTATGTCAATGAATGAGTATATCACCAAGCAGCTTAAAAATATGATTTCTCCCTCACGATTCAATCACTCAATTCGAGTTGCCGAGGAAGCCAGAACGCTGGCAGTTGATTTTGGTGAAGATCCAGAAAAGTCCTATTTAGCAGGTCTTCTCCATGATTCAGCAAGAGCTCTTGCTTGTAAGGAGATGGTTCAATATATCCCGC
Protein-coding sequences here:
- the obg gene encoding GTPase ObgE; its protein translation is MFVDQVILKVRAGRGGDGAISFLREKYVPRGGPAGGNGGKGGNVIAIALSQKKTLYDVAIQKVYEASNGEPGKGKNQFGKDGADVVLVVPVGTQIIDQKDNQIIADLTEDKQEVIIARGGRGGRGNSSFATSTNQAPRIAEKGELGEAREIRLELKLIADVGISGFPNAGKSTLLSVVSAAKPRIADYPFTTLHPNLGVVNHHDQQFIMVDVPGIIEGASRGAGLGLEFLRHIERTRLILHCVDLSQFYSENNPYDDFLTLRREFEAYSSSLAAKPFFVVATKLDLIKAAQNFNEFKSTLEQQGIPVFGVSSLTKEGMNQLLDAIIEFLKNAPEIFTKEILSQSKNTPLSPIRSRHYRFSTPFLDRLIAEIDWNSDNALSIFNQKLVHFDFLKYFSAIQPGSIVEIENLNFIWTGKRLEAHKTTSK
- the proB gene encoding Glutamate 5-kinase; this translates as MKPIKPLPNDHFNKPMKRIDFIENSRVVVIKVGSSLLVKNFVLEIPRLEELARNIHQLRQSGKKVILVTSGAMACGMSRLGLKRKRNDIPFKQAMAAVGQGILMQNYCQVFSRIGIPVAQILLAPEDVHNRHKYLNARNTFQTILDFNVLPIVNENDTVAIAELKFGDNDRLSALVASLINAQLLIILSDIEGLFTSDPKKNSEAILIKEVERIDDKIERMAGREGSNISTGGMKSKIMASRMATFSGIGVILALGKDFSIIQRIFAGDEVGTFFYPQTKVLKNRKRWIAFGMMTRGRVIIDEGAYFALMRNKSLLPAGIKGVEGVFDSGDCIEVVNEEGQSVAKGLVNFSSTELKKIRGLHTTELQEVFFDQEINTEVIHVDNLVLFNREEKDNG
- the proA gene encoding Gamma-glutamyl phosphate reductase, with translation MAEDMKVQVQKAKKAAQLLATVSTQKKNDFLGDLAQRLEGEQSRIEQENQKDVKIAVENNMKSGFIDRLILNKKRIQGMADGLRQVAALADPVGEVISGWKRPNGLMVTKVRVPLGVLAIIYEARPNVTIDSIGLGIKSGNSLVLRGSSSTLNSNRLLILLARESLRQYSLPEDSVQLIESTSHDDIAQLLALREYIDVAIPRGGAGLIHNVVTHSQVPVIETGVGNCHVYVDKEADLGMAERIVMNAKIQRPSVCNAVETLLIHQDIAKIFLPQVSMSLKKAGVEIRGCEQARQILPDLIPATEDDWKTEYLDLILAVKVVKTLNEAIEHINTYGTRHSESIITENYSNAKNFMEKVDSAAVYVNASTRFTDGEQFGLGAEIGISTQKIHARGPMGLQELTTIKYVVYGTGQIRNA
- the nadD gene encoding putative nicotinate-nucleotide adenylyltransferase, with product MKKGIMGGTFDPIHLGHLVTAEEVRDYFHLDEVVFVPSARPPHKVGQVITSPEHRYLMVVLATITNPYFRVSRVELERVGPSYAVDTLRYFREFWGDESEIYFITGADAFAQISSWNNPEELFRLCTFVAATRPGYKMVSMEEKYRQKVKMIEVSALAIASSEIRRRVKKGESIKYLVPEAVENYIKKNGLYVNE